A part of Candidatus Deferrimicrobium borealis genomic DNA contains:
- the larB gene encoding nickel pincer cofactor biosynthesis protein LarB yields MTKDRLKKMLADVAAGAVSVEEAFERLRALPYERVAGAHVDHHRGIRQGVPEVIFGEGKTAEQIVTIARSMRKAGMGVLVTRLSDEKMRTLRKRLRGSEPHPQARCLVVRDDAPKIVGKGTVLVVTAGTSDIPVAEEAAVTAEFLGNRVDRLFDVGVAGIHRLLLQQERLRGARVIVVAAGMEGALASVVGGLTDKPVIAVPTSVGYGAAFGGVAALLGMLNSCSPTVAVVNIDNGFGAGVIASVINRL; encoded by the coding sequence CTGACGAAGGATCGCCTGAAAAAAATGCTCGCCGATGTGGCCGCCGGCGCCGTCTCCGTGGAGGAGGCGTTCGAGCGCCTGCGCGCGTTGCCGTACGAAAGGGTGGCGGGGGCGCACGTCGACCACCATCGCGGGATCCGGCAGGGGGTCCCCGAGGTGATCTTCGGCGAGGGGAAGACGGCGGAGCAGATCGTGACGATCGCCCGGTCGATGCGAAAGGCCGGGATGGGGGTTCTCGTCACGCGTCTGTCCGACGAAAAGATGCGGACCCTCCGGAAACGGCTCCGGGGGTCGGAGCCCCACCCGCAGGCCCGCTGCCTGGTGGTCCGGGACGACGCCCCGAAGATCGTCGGGAAGGGAACCGTCCTCGTGGTGACGGCGGGAACGTCGGACATCCCGGTGGCGGAAGAGGCGGCCGTGACCGCCGAATTCCTCGGCAACCGCGTCGATCGCCTCTTCGACGTCGGGGTCGCGGGGATCCACCGGCTTCTGCTGCAGCAGGAGCGGCTGCGCGGCGCCCGGGTGATCGTCGTGGCGGCGGGGATGGAAGGGGCGCTCGCCTCGGTGGTGGGGGGGCTGACCGACAAGCCCGTCATCGCGGTACCGACCAGCGTCGGCTACGGCGCGGCCTTCGGCGGCGTGGCGGCGCTCCTCGGGATGCTCAACTCCTGCTCCCCCACGGTGGCCGTGGTCAACATCGACAACGGGTT